One window from the genome of Oreochromis niloticus isolate F11D_XX linkage group LG20, O_niloticus_UMD_NMBU, whole genome shotgun sequence encodes:
- the LOC102079721 gene encoding piggyBac transposable element-derived protein 3: MMIEYFGRHGCKQFIRGKPIHFGYKIWSLASSSGFVHQMEPYVGSHTHLVETGLGQGPSVVLGLAEKAEVPPGVKFYHDNLFTTLSLVDEMTLRGYGSCGTMRQTQLHNVPFTAPQTFKKTPRGDAEYLVEAEKLIVRWNDNSVVTVVSNMEREFTETEAKRWNKQKRTMDKVRQPKCIQDYNTHMGGVDLHDQFVSRYRVNIRSKKWWWPCFSWALNSAMVNSWCYYRSWKSGEKDLLSFQRLVAQTLLLRHGTKPSRQGRRSSMAVAITDATRFDNLNHWPCNTGSRYKRCKNCGGRTSFACGKCDVPLHVECFKKYHTE; encoded by the exons ATGATGATTGAGTATTTTGGAAGGCATGGGTGCAAACAGTTTATTAGAGGGAAGCCTATTCATTTTGGGTATAAAATATGGAGCTTAGCATCCTCCTCCGGGTTTGTCCATCAGATGGAGCCATATGTAGGAAGCCACACACATCTGGTGGAAACTGGACTTGGTCAGGGTCCAAGTGTGGTTCTTGGCCTGGCAGAGAAAGCTGAAGTGCCACCTGGAGTCAAGTTTTACCACGACAACCTCTTCACAACCCTGTCCCTGGTGGATGAGATGACCCTGAGAGGCTATGGCAGCTGTGGCACGATGCGACAAACTCAGCTCCATAACGTTCCCTTCACAGCACCCCAGACCTTCAAGAAGACACCCAGAGGAGATGCTGAGTATCTGGTTGAGGCAGAGAAGCTGATTGTAAGGTGGAATGACAACAGCGTGGTCACCGTGGTGTCGAACATGGAGAGGGAGTTCACCGAAACTGAGGCGAAGAGATGGAATAAACAGAAGCGGACTATGGACAAGGTCAGACAGCCCAAGTGTATCCAGGACTACAACACACACATGGGAGGAGTGGACCTGCATGACCAGTTTGTCAGCCGCTACAGAGTCAACATCCGGTCCAAGAAGTGGTGGTGGCCATGCTTCAGCTGGGCCCTGAACAGTGCCATGGTGAACAGCTGGTGCTATTACAG GTCCTGGAAAAGCGGGGAGAAGGATCTCCTCTCCTTCCAGAGGCTGGTAGCCCAGACCCTCCTCCTGCGCCATGGAACAAAGCCAAGTAGGCAGGGCAGAAGATCTTCAATGGCGGTGGCGATAACTGATGCCACCAGGTTTGATAATTTGAACCACTGGCCCTGCAACACTGGTAGCAGGTACAAGCGATGCAAGAACTGCGGCGGACGCACATCATTTGCGTGTGGAAAGTGTGATGTGCCACTACATGTGGAGTGCTTCAAGAAGTACCACACTGAGTAG